Proteins found in one Mytilus edulis chromosome 2, xbMytEdul2.2, whole genome shotgun sequence genomic segment:
- the LOC139511469 gene encoding uncharacterized protein — protein sequence MMKIQYFLMCTFSFLGLIIAYSHTDFPKFQEGLKSKKWDPKKNKNLEEDVYDPKDLTYDHLTAFHTDAVFVHEMEMIIKNQEKGNERTNEKSGTISGTIDKMKEEDQRKTKQSEKEISQSN from the exons ATGATgaaaattcagtattttttaatGTGTACATTTTCCTTTCTTGGATTAATTATTGCGTATTCTCATACAGATTTCCCTAAATTTCAAG AGGGATTGAAATCAAAGAAGTGGGACCCCAAAAAG AATAAAAATTTAGAAGAGGATGTTTATGACCCAAAAGATTTGACATACGATCACCTGACTGCTTTTCATACAg ATGCAGTATTTGTGCATGAAATGGAAATGATAATAAAGAATCAAG AAAAAGGCAACGAAAGAACTAACGAAAAATCGGGAACGATTTCGGGAACGATAGATAAAATGAAAGAAGAAGATCAAAGGAAAACAAAACAGTCAGAAAAAGAAATTTCACAAAGTAACTAA